The following nucleotide sequence is from Synergistaceae bacterium.
TTCGCTAAATTCTCGATAATGCTGTCCGGTAAATCCTTGTGCTTGTTCACGAGGCGATCTATCAGGGCGCTGTCGACCTCGAACTCCAGTTCTGTTTGCCTTTCAATATACTTAGGAACCGCGAGTATTTTATTCAGCGCTAATTCTTCTCTGGTGACTTGGTAACAAATTCCTTTGTCCCCTTTATTCCCGTTGTTCCCTTTATCGAATATATTTTTCAGCCAACCGCTGATACGCTTGTCCATGTGCGTCGGCGTCGCCGTCAGTCCGAGTAAATAGAGGTTGGGGATTTCCTCGCGAAGCGACAAAAGAAGCGTCCGGCAGCCGTAAGCGGGAGCATGATGAGCTTCGTCGACAACTACGAACAGTTGCGTATCTTTGCAGTTATCTACAAATTTTCGAAACGGAGTTTTAGCGACCTTTCCGCGCCCGTCGAGATGCTCGGACGAGTACGCTGCGATTGCGGTTTGCGTCGTGCAGATCAGCACGTCGTCGGTTATTCCAATGGTTCCCTGATTAGCGTGCTTATCGCTGCTTGAAACGACGCGCAGATTGATTTTATCCCGCCCGGCTGCTTTATGAATCTCCGCTATGAATGTTTCGGCCGCCTGGTCGAGCAAATATCCTGACTGCGCCAGCCACAGCACTTTGATTTCCCTCGAGAGTATGTTACGGCATATCCAGTCGACTGAGGTGAATGTCTTTCCTCCGCCTGTGGGAAGCACTAACATTGTACCGGCATATCCTCTGATTGGCAGGGGCAACGTTTTATCCAACGCAGTAAAAGCTTTCAATTGGTGTGGAAATGGTTGTTTGGTATCATGTTTTCGTTCGTCTGCAAGTTTTGGGACATTAAGATTATAATAACCCACCATCGCAAATTCATCTCCAGTTCTCATAAAAATATAGACTCATCTATACCCATCCACAAATCAATTTTCATTAGACAAACCAGAGAAAGATATCCACTATACCATCGTATCGTTTTTGTGCCACATTTTATAAATATATCATGCCTCACTCGAAAAAGTGAAAGGAAAAATCAACAACATTAATATCAATTTGAAATAAAAGGCCTGAAGTTAGAATAGCTTAAAGCAATAATATTCAAACATTAGCTTCTTCATTAACGCTTGATTGAAAGCAAATTGGTATAACTTGTGAAAATGTAATCTTAAACTCATGAAATACATTTTGCCGTGATGTCCTTTGTCAAAAGACTACGCACAGAATTCATCCTCGTAAGCGGCCTGAACAGGGCCAAGGGCAGTTGCGCCGAAAGCGAAGAAAAAAGCTTTGGAAAACCTGGACGGCTAACATCACTCTTATTCAGTTTATCGGGTTCACAGTCGGAGCCAGTCATTTCGATTGAGACTACTCTGCCTGATCGGGCAGCGCGTTTTCATCCTCAGTTCGCTCCAGACGATGTTTTGCCCGTGCGATGGATTGTTTCAGTTTGGCTTCCAACACCTTCATATCCGGCAGCTTCGTGAGATAATCGGCCACGCGGATGTTGCTTTTGTTCAACTGCAACAGTTCGATATGTTCTTCGTTTTTCCCGGAACACAAGATCAATCCAATAGGGGGGTTCTCTTCTTCCGTCATCTCGTGTTTTTCCAGCCAGCGCAAATACAACTCCATTTGGCCTTTGTAAGCCGCCTCAAATTCGCTCAATTTCAGGTCAATTGCAACCAGACAGCGCAATCGCCGATGGAAAAACAACAAGTCGATGTAATAGTCTCTGTTATCGATGGTGATTCTCTTTTGACGCGCAAGAAATGCGAAGTCAGAGCCCAATTCAATGATGAATCGCGCCAGTTCCGCGATAATCGCCGATTCCAAGTCCTTCTCTGAATAAACATCAACCAAACCGCAGTAATCAAGAAAATATGGATCATGAAATACCAAATCCGCCGACAATTTCTTTTCATTTTTGAGCAATTCCAACTCCCGTGCGATGACTTCATCCGGTTTACGGCTAATGGCTGTACGCTCAAAGAGCATGGAATTTATTCGTTCCCGCAACAAGCGTGTACTCCAATGGTTCATCGCGCACATTTCGATGTAAAAGTCGCGTTTCAGCGGATCGTCTATGTACATTATGGTCTTGATGCTTGTCCAG
It contains:
- a CDS encoding DEAD/DEAH box helicase family protein; this translates as MVGYYNLNVPKLADERKHDTKQPFPHQLKAFTALDKTLPLPIRGYAGTMLVLPTGGGKTFTSVDWICRNILSREIKVLWLAQSGYLLDQAAETFIAEIHKAAGRDKINLRVVSSSDKHANQGTIGITDDVLICTTQTAIAAYSSEHLDGRGKVAKTPFRKFVDNCKDTQLFVVVDEAHHAPAYGCRTLLLSLREEIPNLYLLGLTATPTHMDKRISGWLKNIFDKGNNGNKGDKGICYQVTREELALNKILAVPKYIERQTELEFEVDSALIDRLVNKHKDLPDSIIENLA
- a CDS encoding PDDEXK nuclease domain-containing protein; this encodes MNIVEIENTLYSEVKALIEQSRQRVAAVFDTEITLLYWNVGRRLKTDILSNGRAEYGERILDTLSARLTAEYGKGWSHKQLRHCIQLSSVFSDEKIFSALRRKLNWTSIKTIMYIDDPLKRDFYIEMCAMNHWSTRLLRERINSMLFERTAISRKPDEVIARELELLKNEKKLSADLVFHDPYFLDYCGLVDVYSEKDLESAIIAELARFIIELGSDFAFLARQKRITIDNRDYYIDLLFFHRRLRCLVAIDLKLSEFEAAYKGQMELYLRWLEKHEMTEEENPPIGLILCSGKNEEHIELLQLNKSNIRVADYLTKLPDMKVLEAKLKQSIARAKHRLERTEDENALPDQAE